In the Corynebacterium suedekumii genome, one interval contains:
- a CDS encoding toxin HicA, with product MGRSISEILTRMQDSPTNVRFADLKKVCDHYFDRRGSATGSHVTYKTPWVGDPRVNIQNNNGKAKPYQVRQVLSAVNKIQTIRPEKED from the coding sequence ATGGGCAGGAGCATCTCCGAGATCCTGACAAGAATGCAGGATTCACCAACGAACGTCCGTTTCGCTGACCTGAAGAAAGTGTGTGACCACTATTTCGACAGGCGCGGCTCAGCGACGGGCTCCCATGTCACCTACAAAACGCCCTGGGTCGGCGACCCCCGAGTGAACATTCAGAATAACAACGGCAAAGCTAAGCCCTACCAGGTCAGGCAAGTGTTATCGGCTGTGAACAAAATTCAGACCATACGCCCCGAGAAGGAGGACTGA
- a CDS encoding sensor histidine kinase: MVLTGLATPLGGPAAVLTLVMIVATLRIRPMLIGLALGAASLVWDARLQAVSGMDTTGAWAIIVAVLAVVGAAGVWLGRRREARVERERAAELELRTVQAEERSRIARDLQDTLSHRLSLISLHAGALAYRADLDRDAVTQTTTLLQDQAEAATDDLRQILHVLRDPSGTIDPATSVADLVASARQAGTEVLIDDASLDLARHTDRVSTLAAHTVHRTLQEALTNARKHAPGQPVTLRLREGDGTLVVEAANPDPQPGRGQGHGLIGLAERAGQAGGTLTVTDADPFRLRLEIPWTTR, from the coding sequence GTGGTCCTCACCGGCCTGGCCACCCCGCTCGGTGGGCCCGCGGCAGTGCTCACCCTGGTGATGATCGTGGCCACGCTGCGTATCCGCCCCATGCTCATCGGCCTCGCACTGGGGGCGGCGTCCCTGGTCTGGGATGCCCGGCTGCAGGCGGTGTCCGGGATGGACACGACCGGTGCGTGGGCGATCATCGTCGCGGTGCTTGCGGTGGTGGGGGCGGCCGGGGTGTGGCTGGGGCGGCGTCGAGAAGCTCGCGTGGAGCGGGAGCGCGCCGCGGAGCTGGAGTTGCGGACGGTGCAGGCGGAGGAGCGGTCCCGGATCGCCCGTGACCTGCAGGACACGCTCTCGCACCGGTTGTCGTTGATCTCGCTGCACGCCGGCGCGCTGGCCTACCGCGCCGACCTCGACCGGGACGCGGTCACGCAGACCACCACCCTGCTGCAGGACCAGGCGGAGGCCGCCACCGATGATCTGCGGCAGATCCTCCACGTCCTGCGCGACCCGTCGGGGACCATTGATCCGGCGACGTCGGTGGCGGATCTGGTGGCCTCCGCCCGCCAGGCCGGCACCGAGGTGCTCATCGACGACGCCTCCCTCGACCTGGCCCGCCATACCGACCGCGTATCGACGCTCGCCGCCCACACCGTCCACCGCACCCTCCAGGAGGCGCTGACCAACGCCCGAAAACACGCGCCGGGCCAGCCGGTGACGCTGCGGCTGCGGGAGGGGGACGGCACGCTGGTCGTGGAGGCGGCCAACCCCGATCCACAACCGGGGCGCGGGCAGGGACACGGCCTCATCGGCCTGGCCGAGCGCGCCGGACAGGCCGGCGGCACCCTCACCGTCACCGACGCCGACCCTTTCCGACTACGACTGGAGATCCCGTGGACCACCCGGTGA
- a CDS encoding type II toxin-antitoxin system HicB family antitoxin produces MDINRYTYQVAWSNEDQEFVATVLEFPSLSWLAPDRQEAENGLVDLIAEIVADLQSTGEPVPTPLGERDYSGKFNVRTSPSLHRRLVLAARSEGISLNAYINQKLASA; encoded by the coding sequence ATGGATATCAACCGGTACACCTACCAGGTGGCCTGGTCGAACGAGGATCAGGAGTTCGTCGCCACTGTCCTTGAGTTCCCCTCGCTGTCATGGCTTGCCCCTGATCGCCAGGAAGCCGAGAACGGACTCGTCGACCTCATCGCCGAGATCGTCGCTGACCTCCAGTCAACCGGCGAACCTGTTCCCACTCCCCTGGGTGAGCGAGACTACTCCGGGAAGTTCAACGTCCGCACTTCACCGTCACTCCATCGCCGGCTGGTCTTGGCGGCCCGTTCAGAGGGAATTTCTCTCAACGCGTACATCAACCAGAAGCTGGCTTCCGCCTGA
- a CDS encoding DUF937 domain-containing protein, with protein MTNNINQLLSSLPIDRIAKQLGEDPTQVRQAAENVLPALLMGMGANAKDPAGRDSLASAVDQHDPSLVEGEVDVDAINTNDGQKIAHHVFGAQEDQVVSQLGGLGGGSSLVRKLLPILAPIVMSWLAGQLQQRTGGTKPQTQQTPTPSSKGGLLEQILGQVLGGAGGAQQQSPGMGGIFGELLGGLLGGGRR; from the coding sequence ATGACGAACAACATCAATCAGCTCCTGTCCAGCCTGCCCATTGACCGCATCGCGAAGCAGCTGGGCGAAGACCCCACCCAGGTGCGCCAGGCCGCCGAGAACGTCCTCCCGGCACTGCTCATGGGCATGGGCGCCAACGCGAAGGATCCGGCCGGCCGGGATTCCCTCGCCAGCGCCGTCGATCAGCATGACCCGTCGCTCGTGGAGGGCGAGGTGGATGTTGACGCCATCAACACGAACGACGGCCAGAAGATCGCCCACCACGTGTTCGGCGCCCAGGAGGATCAGGTGGTAAGCCAGCTCGGCGGTCTCGGTGGCGGAAGCTCGCTGGTGCGCAAGCTCCTGCCGATCCTGGCACCGATCGTGATGTCCTGGCTCGCCGGTCAGCTGCAGCAGCGGACGGGCGGGACGAAGCCGCAGACGCAGCAGACCCCGACGCCGTCGTCGAAGGGCGGGCTACTGGAGCAGATCCTCGGCCAGGTCCTCGGCGGGGCGGGTGGAGCCCAGCAGCAGTCGCCGGGCATGGGCGGCATCTTCGGTGAGCTGCTCGGGGGACTGCTGGGTGGCGGGCGCCGCTAG
- a CDS encoding CPBP family intramembrane glutamic endopeptidase: MRQHTWNPRPVTVRDTLAVLISFVAMLVAMILVALAQRGYTMITDRPAPTWLGIALGVTAMGTQAGVLAALLRRRGWRWADLGFARLSCRGWHLLWQIPTVMIVSLILILLVAALLPDLTPADTAPTDAAARASGQAWMLTALLLYLIVGPVIEEVVFRRLLMGWPDRTVGVVLSTLTTSVLFGLIHLVPPVMIWTGLIGLGCALLVRWHRSLWAGLALHMVNNLMASAGLIAALLT; this comes from the coding sequence ATGAGACAACACACCTGGAACCCCCGTCCCGTCACCGTCCGCGACACGCTCGCCGTCCTGATCTCCTTCGTGGCGATGCTCGTCGCCATGATCCTCGTCGCACTCGCCCAACGCGGCTACACCATGATCACCGACAGGCCGGCACCCACCTGGCTCGGCATCGCCCTCGGCGTCACCGCCATGGGCACGCAGGCCGGCGTGCTCGCCGCCCTCCTGCGCCGTCGCGGCTGGCGATGGGCCGACCTCGGCTTCGCTCGCCTCAGCTGCCGCGGCTGGCACCTGCTGTGGCAGATCCCGACCGTCATGATCGTCAGCCTCATTCTCATCCTGCTGGTCGCCGCCCTCCTTCCCGACCTCACCCCCGCCGACACCGCCCCCACCGACGCCGCCGCTCGGGCCTCCGGGCAGGCCTGGATGCTCACCGCGCTGCTCCTCTACCTCATCGTCGGCCCCGTCATCGAGGAAGTGGTGTTCCGTCGCCTGCTCATGGGCTGGCCTGACCGGACCGTCGGCGTGGTCCTGTCCACCCTCACCACCTCCGTCCTGTTCGGACTCATCCACCTGGTCCCGCCGGTGATGATCTGGACCGGCCTCATCGGGCTCGGCTGCGCGCTGCTGGTCCGCTGGCACCGTTCACTCTGGGCGGGCTTGGCGCTGCACATGGTGAACAATCTCATGGCGTCCGCGGGGTTGATCGCGGCGCTCCTCACCTGA
- a CDS encoding AAA family ATPase: protein MRIHSLTLDNVRGIEHLELRELPDTGVIVIHGDNEQGKSTIMDALNVVLNQKHSAGNRHTKPLKPVHRDASPSVSLTATLGPVTFTIEKTWFRGKSARLTITAPQRESYTGDQAEAKLEELKERHLDAALLTTLFLRQDELGASVDAVGIPTLTRALDGAAGTDGESGTEDSGLLAAVDAEYRRYYTATGRDTGEFAQAKAELDAASTELAEATSLAAELDTFVTRFDRVTADRQRAEADLPEALTEAEELAGRARAAAEAAEKAARLHEDLARADEAVTHARGAVDQRRQLVDAVSLATADLTRRREGLEAATAAAEQEKTQLTSLGDQLAAARERQRSATEGLRAARATQRQAQDITRRDALAGQLAEVAELNEQIRTVRETQAGRQITDADVRAVEQATAEVTLQRRLREQAAAKLQLTATASTMITVNGEPVSVDGESTAVELADGTEITIGDVTARYVAGYAESTRGTDPVADAEKSLADLLADLDCADIDAVRAARDLARDADEKLATLTRQRSTLLGGSDPEALAAEHDRLVAELATADSVDLDPTAAAAAVRAAEEEQDTASAEASRIDAALTPWRDRTAALALTELNTRIEAAEATLATAEKSLAAAEEKVGAAELAAGVEKAQAARDAVAERVTLADAEVAEANPELARNLHDGAVARVESLRAAMTRAENQLAELTGRIDMATGAAERLEKAEAAHEAARHRCDSVTRRAEAARLLRETLHRHRDAARARYAQPFADQLSRLARTVFGHDVEFGLSEDLQVTRRSIGDATVPLEDLSGGAKEQLAILTRFAIAGLVSQDTGDGRVPVPVVVDDALGSTDPSRLQLMATLFTEMGKTSQVIVLTCVPQRYDRVVGRTEYPIDELKSAGRLI from the coding sequence ATGCGTATCCATTCGCTGACCCTGGACAATGTCCGCGGTATCGAGCACCTGGAACTGAGGGAACTGCCCGACACCGGGGTCATCGTCATCCACGGCGACAACGAGCAGGGCAAGTCCACGATCATGGACGCCCTCAACGTCGTCCTCAACCAGAAGCACAGCGCCGGCAACAGGCACACCAAGCCGCTCAAGCCCGTGCACCGGGACGCCTCACCCTCGGTGTCGTTGACCGCCACCCTCGGCCCGGTGACCTTCACCATCGAGAAGACCTGGTTCCGCGGCAAGTCCGCCCGCCTGACCATCACCGCCCCGCAGCGGGAGTCCTACACCGGCGACCAGGCGGAGGCGAAGCTGGAGGAACTCAAGGAGCGCCACCTCGACGCCGCCCTGCTCACCACCCTGTTCCTCCGCCAGGACGAACTCGGCGCCAGCGTCGACGCGGTGGGCATTCCCACCCTCACCCGCGCGCTCGACGGCGCCGCCGGCACCGACGGCGAATCCGGGACCGAGGACTCCGGTCTCCTCGCCGCCGTCGACGCCGAGTACCGCCGCTACTACACCGCGACCGGGCGTGACACCGGCGAATTCGCCCAGGCCAAGGCGGAGCTGGACGCCGCCTCGACGGAGCTGGCGGAGGCGACCTCGCTCGCCGCGGAACTCGACACCTTTGTCACCCGTTTCGACCGCGTCACCGCCGATCGGCAACGCGCCGAGGCCGACCTGCCGGAGGCACTCACCGAGGCGGAGGAGCTGGCGGGCCGGGCCCGCGCAGCCGCCGAGGCCGCCGAGAAGGCCGCCCGCCTCCACGAGGACCTCGCCCGCGCCGACGAGGCCGTCACCCACGCTCGCGGTGCGGTGGATCAGCGCCGCCAGCTTGTCGACGCTGTCTCGCTCGCCACCGCAGACCTCACCCGCCGCCGCGAGGGGCTCGAGGCCGCCACCGCCGCCGCCGAACAGGAGAAGACGCAGCTGACCAGCCTCGGTGACCAGCTCGCCGCAGCCCGGGAGCGCCAGCGCTCGGCGACGGAGGGGCTGCGTGCCGCACGTGCGACCCAGCGGCAGGCGCAGGACATCACCCGCCGTGACGCCCTCGCCGGGCAGCTCGCCGAGGTGGCGGAGCTCAACGAGCAGATCCGAACCGTCCGGGAGACCCAGGCGGGGCGGCAGATCACCGACGCGGATGTCCGGGCCGTCGAGCAGGCCACGGCAGAGGTGACCCTCCAACGCCGCCTGCGCGAACAGGCCGCCGCCAAACTCCAGCTGACCGCCACGGCGTCGACCATGATCACCGTCAACGGGGAACCGGTGTCGGTGGACGGGGAGTCGACCGCCGTCGAACTCGCCGACGGCACCGAGATCACCATCGGCGACGTCACCGCCCGTTACGTCGCCGGCTACGCCGAATCCACCCGCGGCACCGACCCGGTGGCCGACGCCGAGAAGTCCCTGGCTGATCTTCTCGCGGACCTCGACTGCGCAGATATCGACGCTGTCCGCGCCGCCCGGGATCTCGCCCGGGACGCCGACGAGAAGCTGGCCACCCTCACCCGGCAGCGCAGCACCCTCCTGGGTGGGAGCGACCCGGAGGCACTCGCCGCCGAACATGACCGGCTCGTGGCGGAACTCGCGACGGCCGACTCCGTGGATCTGGATCCGACAGCGGCCGCGGCAGCCGTGCGTGCGGCGGAGGAGGAACAGGACACCGCCTCTGCCGAGGCCTCCCGGATCGACGCCGCCCTCACCCCGTGGCGCGACCGGACGGCCGCCCTCGCGCTCACGGAACTGAACACCCGGATCGAGGCCGCCGAGGCCACGCTCGCCACGGCGGAAAAGAGCCTCGCCGCCGCGGAGGAGAAGGTGGGCGCAGCGGAGCTGGCGGCGGGCGTCGAGAAGGCACAGGCCGCCCGTGACGCGGTGGCCGAACGCGTCACACTGGCGGACGCCGAGGTGGCCGAGGCCAACCCCGAGCTGGCCCGCAACCTCCACGACGGTGCCGTCGCCCGGGTGGAGTCCCTGCGCGCGGCGATGACCCGGGCGGAGAACCAGCTCGCCGAACTCACCGGGCGTATCGACATGGCCACCGGTGCCGCCGAACGACTGGAGAAGGCCGAGGCCGCCCACGAGGCCGCCCGCCACAGGTGCGACTCAGTCACCCGGCGGGCGGAGGCCGCCCGCCTGCTCCGTGAGACCCTGCACCGCCACCGTGACGCCGCCCGTGCCCGCTACGCCCAGCCCTTCGCCGACCAGCTCAGCCGGCTCGCGCGGACCGTGTTCGGCCACGACGTCGAGTTCGGACTCTCGGAGGATCTGCAGGTCACCCGGCGCAGCATCGGCGACGCCACCGTCCCGCTCGAGGACCTGTCCGGCGGAGCGAAGGAGCAGCTGGCCATCCTCACCCGTTTCGCCATCGCCGGCCTGGTCTCCCAGGACACCGGTGACGGGCGTGTGCCGGTGCCCGTGGTCGTCGACGACGCCCTCGGCTCCACCGACCCCTCCCGCCTGCAGCTGATGGCCACCCTGTTCACCGAGATGGGCAAGACCAGCCAGGTCATCGTGCTCACCTGCGTGCCGCAGCGCTACGACCGGGTGGTGGGGCGCACCGAGTACCCGATCGACGAACTCAAGTCGGCGGGGAGGTTGATCTGA
- a CDS encoding alpha/beta hydrolase, whose translation MATAAPTQPITWEDCPEQVTDAAAQCGRIDVPMYHSDPDGAPISVGFVKVPATGTARGTLFGNPGGPGGDAYSYFGNPDAFAWPEGITSEWDRVAVQPRGLPGSTPLNCTELPATFVPTDPHLRQGGFYRDSCEISTPGYTASLTTDNTAEDWEWVRQALAVDKVSVMGLSYGTYLGSVYATRYPQHTDRVVLDSGMDPDLAWTGIMNSQQAGYETSLHDFLGWVAERNDTYGLGDTPLAVYQSWSRKIVAESGTNPTVVPPPAQIGDIPPGFDWAGHLAAEAITATGPARVSSEGLSSQAVNPGANQANAPTLLMTRQMLPRVESWDQLARLINGTETLPDTGAPTEDQIIAFTNAQAMQRMIMCNENTTPPNPADIPRYAWTNYVTGDLFTAPNAMFTSGAACSGMDPVSGRQATDGSQLATRPLQIQATGDPQTPYQHHYKLAEQMGSQVITVHGNGHAHVGVGNTAVDDAVVEYLRTGIAPVTDLPGLN comes from the coding sequence ATGGCCACCGCAGCTCCGACCCAGCCGATCACGTGGGAGGACTGCCCCGAGCAGGTCACCGACGCCGCCGCGCAGTGCGGGCGCATCGACGTCCCCATGTACCACTCCGATCCCGACGGAGCGCCGATCTCCGTGGGCTTCGTCAAGGTGCCCGCCACCGGCACCGCCCGTGGCACCCTCTTCGGCAACCCCGGCGGCCCGGGCGGCGACGCCTACTCCTACTTCGGCAACCCCGACGCCTTCGCTTGGCCCGAGGGCATCACCTCCGAATGGGACCGAGTCGCCGTCCAGCCCCGCGGCCTGCCGGGCTCCACCCCGCTCAACTGCACTGAGCTGCCCGCCACCTTCGTCCCCACCGACCCGCACCTGCGCCAGGGTGGCTTCTACCGAGACTCCTGTGAGATCAGCACCCCCGGCTACACCGCGTCCCTGACCACCGACAACACCGCCGAGGACTGGGAGTGGGTCCGCCAGGCACTCGCCGTGGACAAGGTCTCCGTCATGGGCCTGAGCTACGGCACCTACCTCGGCTCCGTCTACGCCACACGGTACCCGCAGCACACCGACCGCGTCGTCCTCGACTCCGGCATGGACCCCGACCTCGCCTGGACCGGCATCATGAACTCCCAGCAGGCGGGCTACGAGACCAGCCTGCACGACTTCCTCGGCTGGGTCGCCGAACGCAACGACACCTACGGCCTCGGCGACACCCCGCTCGCCGTCTACCAGTCCTGGTCCCGCAAGATCGTCGCCGAGTCCGGCACCAACCCCACCGTCGTCCCGCCGCCCGCCCAGATCGGCGACATCCCGCCGGGCTTCGACTGGGCCGGCCACCTCGCCGCCGAGGCCATCACCGCCACCGGCCCCGCCCGCGTCTCCTCCGAGGGCCTGTCCTCCCAGGCCGTCAACCCGGGAGCCAACCAGGCCAACGCGCCGACCCTGCTCATGACCCGCCAGATGCTCCCGCGCGTGGAGAGCTGGGATCAGCTCGCCCGCCTCATCAACGGCACCGAGACCCTCCCCGACACCGGCGCCCCCACCGAGGACCAGATCATCGCGTTCACCAACGCCCAGGCCATGCAGCGGATGATCATGTGCAATGAGAACACGACCCCGCCGAACCCGGCCGACATTCCCCGCTACGCCTGGACCAACTACGTCACCGGCGACTTGTTCACCGCCCCCAACGCGATGTTCACCTCCGGTGCGGCCTGCTCCGGCATGGACCCGGTCTCCGGCCGCCAGGCCACCGACGGTTCCCAGCTGGCCACCCGCCCGCTGCAGATCCAGGCCACCGGCGACCCGCAGACCCCCTACCAGCACCACTACAAGCTGGCCGAGCAGATGGGCAGCCAGGTCATCACCGTCCACGGCAACGGCCACGCCCACGTCGGCGTGGGCAACACCGCGGTTGACGACGCCGTCGTCGAGTACCTCCGCACCGGCATCGCCCCGGTCACCGACCTCCCCGGCCTGAACTAA
- a CDS encoding YceI family protein has translation MTNLNGTWVLDAAHTEIAFVARHAMVTKVRGKFDEFDATVTIDEENPANNSATATIKTASVNTGNADRDGHVRGEDFFNVEEFPEMTFTATGFDATAGTVTGDLTLKGITKPVTLDVEVFGVEEDPFGNVRAGFEASTKINRKDFGVDFQAPLGSGGVLVSEEIKIEIDGSGIKQA, from the coding sequence ATGACCAACCTCAACGGCACCTGGGTCCTGGACGCTGCTCACACCGAGATTGCCTTCGTGGCCCGCCACGCCATGGTGACCAAGGTCCGCGGCAAGTTCGACGAGTTCGACGCCACCGTCACCATCGACGAGGAGAACCCGGCCAACAACTCCGCCACCGCCACCATCAAGACCGCCTCCGTCAACACCGGCAACGCCGACCGCGACGGCCACGTCCGTGGCGAGGACTTCTTCAACGTCGAGGAGTTCCCGGAGATGACCTTCACCGCCACCGGTTTCGACGCCACCGCCGGCACCGTCACCGGTGACCTGACCCTCAAGGGCATCACCAAGCCGGTCACCCTGGACGTCGAGGTCTTCGGTGTCGAGGAGGATCCGTTCGGCAACGTCCGCGCCGGTTTCGAGGCCTCCACCAAGATCAACCGCAAGGACTTCGGCGTCGACTTCCAGGCCCCGCTGGGCTCCGGCGGCGTCCTGGTCTCCGAGGAGATCAAGATCGAGATCGACGGCTCCGGCATCAAGCAGGCCTAA
- the catC gene encoding muconolactone Delta-isomerase: MLFLARMDVSFPESLTPEQVTDFQAREKEYSGNLQKSGKMKGIWRVVGEYSNYSIYDVESNDELQEVLSSFPMYKYMNIKVTPLAQHPNATRDFF; encoded by the coding sequence ATGCTGTTTCTCGCCCGCATGGATGTCTCCTTCCCCGAGTCTTTGACCCCCGAGCAGGTCACCGATTTCCAGGCCCGGGAGAAGGAGTACTCCGGCAACCTGCAGAAATCCGGGAAGATGAAGGGTATCTGGCGCGTGGTCGGCGAGTACTCGAACTACTCCATCTATGACGTGGAGAGCAACGATGAGCTGCAGGAGGTGCTGTCCAGCTTCCCGATGTACAAGTACATGAACATCAAGGTCACCCCGCTGGCGCAGCACCCGAACGCCACCCGTGACTTCTTCTGA
- a CDS encoding MarR family winged helix-turn-helix transcriptional regulator yields the protein MATEARWLNDDDQAFWRLMLAATRKIDRVLDETLLAGSDLSTSEFAVLVSLSEAPDQALRLRDLCTGLDWDRSRTSHQITRMERRGLVTKRRSEGDARGVEVSLTEEGTRRLESAAPDHVESVRRIVFDHMTPEQREPLRQFWQGVLNVTNVPGHPDFCGILLDPPPGQGTEQGAAQGGAQ from the coding sequence ATGGCTACCGAAGCACGCTGGCTCAATGACGACGATCAGGCGTTCTGGCGCCTCATGCTCGCCGCCACCCGCAAGATCGACCGCGTCCTCGACGAGACACTGCTCGCCGGAAGCGATCTCTCCACCTCCGAATTCGCCGTCCTCGTCTCGCTCTCGGAGGCCCCCGACCAGGCCCTGCGCCTGCGCGACCTGTGCACCGGCCTCGACTGGGACCGCTCCCGCACCTCCCACCAGATCACCCGCATGGAACGCCGCGGCCTGGTGACCAAGCGCCGCAGCGAAGGCGACGCCCGCGGCGTCGAGGTCTCCCTCACCGAGGAAGGCACCCGCCGCCTCGAGTCCGCCGCCCCCGACCATGTCGAGAGCGTCCGTCGGATCGTCTTCGACCACATGACGCCTGAGCAGCGCGAACCGCTCCGCCAGTTCTGGCAGGGTGTTCTCAACGTCACCAACGTCCCCGGCCACCCCGACTTCTGCGGCATCCTCCTCGACCCGCCCCCGGGCCAGGGTACGGAACAGGGTGCGGCACAGGGCGGCGCCCAGTAG
- a CDS encoding response regulator transcription factor, with the protein MRVLLVDDESLVRAGLRLLLDGTGGISVVGEAVDGAEAYAKAQALRPDVVLMDIRMPGTDGIRGAELVRGLTDPPAVLMLTAFDTEADVLGAFTAGVQGFLLKTAKPQVLVDAVRHAAQGRPQVDGEVLGTLVGMASRSAPQAVPPSLQALSEREREIAALVAEGLSNEEIAARVHLAVPTVKDASVTDHGQAQGGQPRADRRRVSDRAHVKTPARPLRRDRAGVDWGREA; encoded by the coding sequence GTGAGAGTGCTGCTCGTCGACGACGAATCCCTGGTCCGGGCGGGTCTGCGCCTGCTGCTCGACGGAACGGGCGGGATCAGCGTCGTCGGCGAGGCCGTCGACGGCGCGGAGGCGTACGCGAAGGCGCAGGCCCTGCGGCCGGACGTGGTCCTCATGGACATCCGCATGCCCGGCACCGACGGCATCCGCGGTGCGGAGCTGGTCCGGGGTCTGACGGATCCGCCGGCGGTGCTCATGCTCACGGCCTTCGACACCGAGGCGGACGTGCTCGGGGCATTTACGGCCGGGGTGCAGGGGTTCCTGCTCAAGACGGCGAAGCCGCAGGTGCTTGTCGACGCCGTCCGACACGCCGCCCAGGGCCGACCCCAGGTGGACGGTGAGGTGCTGGGGACGTTGGTGGGGATGGCGTCGAGAAGCGCGCCGCAGGCGGTGCCCCCGAGTCTGCAGGCCCTCAGCGAGCGGGAGCGGGAGATCGCGGCGCTGGTGGCCGAGGGGCTGAGTAACGAGGAGATCGCGGCGAGGGTGCACCTGGCGGTGCCGACGGTGAAAGACGCATCTGTCACGGATCATGGGCAAGCTCAGGGTGGGCAACCGCGTGCAGATCGCCGTCGCGTATCTGACCGCGCGCACGTGAAAACCCCCGCCCGGCCTCTGAGGAGGGACCGGGCGGGGGTCGACTGGGGGAGAGAGGCTTAG